A window of the Lactuca sativa cultivar Salinas chromosome 5, Lsat_Salinas_v11, whole genome shotgun sequence genome harbors these coding sequences:
- the LOC111889484 gene encoding pentatricopeptide repeat-containing protein At5g02860: MADKLALPLLLPSPPISKPFSQDFHPPKLHHHNPPPQPLTPLLKDILQPNSATTKPPSPIIPRTTRRIGKHNDPNKGKPWTSHLSPRGQQIFQTLIDSGSNSFEFNQNLLNLVDFHEQNESEHASKSLSLDVLGLIQGLIHYKKLDLALNVFDWVKTHYKDTGKPLRGSVVAVIISMLGKDNRVSVASSLIRSLQKDNFTIDVYAYTSLITAYTNNGRFREAISVFKEMEEEGIQPTKITYNVILNVYGKMGMPWNKIESIFNDMKNSGVSPDSYTYNTLISCCKRGSLHEEAEKIFKEMKSAGFSPDYVTYNTLLDVYAKSRKPNEAMNVLHEMEFHGFSPSIVTYNSLISCYAKDGLFKEAMELKDQMSQNGIKPDVFTYTTLFSGFEKAGKDEFARGVFDEMISSGCKPNICTFNALIKMHGNRGRFSDMMKVVEDIKHCGCVPDIVTWNTLLAVFGQNGMDLEVSGVFKEMKRAGFIPERDTFNTLISAYSRCGSLDQSINVYKSMLEAKITPDLSTYNAVLAALARGGLWRQSEKILEEMESGRCKPNECSYSSLLHAYANGKEIEKMRDLAGKVYSGEIEPHAVLLKTLVLVNSKSDLLPETARAFEEMKNRGFSYDINTLNAMVSIYGRRQMAVEASGIMAVMEESGFSPNLTTYNSLMYMYSRSSDFTKSEEILRDILRKGVKPDVISYNTVIYGYCRNGKMKDASRVLSEMTKSGVVPDVITYNTFVASYASNERFLEAIDVIKYMIKNGCKPNESTYNSVIDWYCKFHRRDDAVLFINNLREVDPRVSKDEISRLAARVAEMG; encoded by the coding sequence ATGGCTGACAAGCTAGCTCTTCCTCTTCTCCTCCCAAGTCCTCCAATCTCAAAACCATTCTCTCAAGACTTCCATCCCCCAAAACTCCACCACCACAATCCACCGCCTCAGCCATTAACCCCCCTTCTAAAAGACATCCTGCAACCCAATTCCGCAACCACAAAACCCCCTTCTCCGATAATCCCCAGAACAACACGTCGTATCGGCAAACACAACGACCCAAACAAAGGAAAACCCTGGACTTCTCACTTATCTCCACGAGGTCAGCAAATCTTCCAAACCCTAATCGATTCAGGTTCCAATTCTTTCGAATTTAATCAAAATTTGCTTAATTTAGTCGATTTCCACGAACAAAACGAATCAGAACACGCTTCAAAGTCATTATCCTTAGATGTATTGGGTTTAATTCAAGGTTTAATCCATTACAAAAAACTCGATTTAGCTTTAAACGTCTTCGATTGGGTCAAAACCCACTATAAAGACACCGGAAAACCTTTACGTGGCTCCGTCGTCGCTGTAATCATATCCATGCTCGGTAAAGATAATCGGGTTTCAGTAGCATCTTCGTTAATTCGCAGCCTCCAAAAAGACAATTTCACCATCGATGTATACGCCTACACTTCATTAATAACTGCTTACACTAATAATGGAAGATTCCGAGAGGCAATTTCGGTTTTCAAAGAAATGGAAGAAGAAGGAATCCAACCCACTAAAATCACTTACAACGTGATTCTCAACGTTTATGGCAAAATGGGGATGCCATGGAacaaaatcgaatcaatcttcaATGATATGAAGAATTCCGGGGTTTCTCCAGATTCGTATACTTATAACACTCTCATAAGTTGCTGCAAACGCGGATCTTTACATGAAGAAGCCGAAAAAATCTTCAAAGAAATGAAATCCGCAGGATTTAGTCCCGATTACGTAACTTACAACACATTATTAGATGTATACGCGAAATCTCGCAAACCCAATGAAGCAATGAACGTGTTACACGAGATGGAATTTCACGGGTTTTCCCCAAGCATTGTCACGTATAATTCTTTAATTTCTTGTTACGCAAAAGATGGGTTATTCAAAGAAGCCATGGAATTAAAAGATCAAATGTCCCAAAACGGGATAAAACCTGATGTCTTCACCTACACGACTTTGTTTTCGGGGTTTGAAAAAGCCGGAAAAGACGAATTTGCGAGGGGCGTTTTCGACGAAATGATAAGTTCGGGGTGTAAACCGAATATTTGTACTTTTAACGCACTTATAAAGATGCATGGGAACCGCGGGCGGTTCTCGGACATGATGAAGGTCGTGGAGGACATAAAACACTGCGGTTGTGTTCCTGATATCGTGACATGGAACACGCTTTTAGCGGTTTTTGGACAAAATGGAATGGATCTAGAAGTTTCCGGAGTATTCAAGGAAATGAAACGGGCGGGTTTTATACCCGAAAGGGACACTTTCAATACTTTGATAAGCGCGTATAGTCGATGTGGATCATTGGATCAATCGATTAATGTTTATAAAAGTATGTTAGAAGCTAAAATCACTCCCGATTTGTCCACCTACAACGCGGTGTTAGCCGCCTTGGCTCGTGGCGGGCTTTGGCGGCAGTCGGAGAAGATTCTAGAAGAAATGGAATCCGGGAGGTGTAAACCTAACGAATGTAGTTATAGTTCGTTGCTTCACGCGTATGCAAACGGAAAAGAGATTGAAAAAATGCGGGATCTCGCCGGAAAAGTATATTCCGGCGAGATTGAGCCGCACGCGGTGTTGTTAAAGACTCTTGTTTTGGTGAATAGTAAATCGGATTTGTTGCCGGAAACCGCTAGGGCTTTTGAGGAGATGAAAAACCGAGGGTTTTCGTATGATATAAATACTTTAAACGCGATGGTTTCGATCTACGGGAGGCGGCAGATGGCGGTCGAAGCTAGCGGGATCATGGCGGTGATGGAAGAATCGGGATTTTCGCCGAATTTAACGACGTATAATTCGTTGATGTATATGTATAGTCGATCTTCGGATTTTACAAAATCGGAGGAAATTTTGCGGGATATTTTACGGAAAGGGGTAAAACCGGATGTTATTTCGTATAACACGGTGATTTATGGGTATTGTAGGAATGGGAAAATGAAAGATGCATCGAGGGTATTATCGGAAATGACGAAATCGGGTGTGGTTCCGGATGTTATTACTTATAATACTTTTGTTGCGAGTTATGCTTCGAATGAACGGTTTTTGGAGGCGATtgatgtgattaaatatatgatTAAAAACGGATGTAAACCGAATGAAAGCACGTATAATTCTGTTATTGATTGGTATTGTAAGTTTCATAGGAGGGATGATGcggttttatttattaataatcttcGGGAGGTTGATCCGCGTGTCTCTAAAGATGAAATTAGTCGATTGGCGGCACGGGTGGCGGAGATGGGTTGA
- the LOC111889485 gene encoding auxin efflux carrier component 5-like, with translation MVSLRGRRGRKPPIKMLSLVLVGNDVAEVVADGGDGRQRVMGGSVCYASFSLSTLNNTLVVGVPLIGAMYGPFGENLVIQSSILQFTVWIIILLMMYEFQSVNKSLTNDSTTDDLEGHTEEDALTTRPSSLLILIKIVGLKLAKNPNAYACNLGLAWALVSNRWDLKMPTIVEGSVLIMSRAGSGVAMFCMGLFMALQPKIIDCGATLTAFGMLPRFVVAPATMAVSSLIMGLRGDVLCIAIIQAALPQAIASFVFAKEYELHTSVLSTTVIFGTIVSIPLLISYYVVLDLLNK, from the exons ATGGTTTCCTTAAGAGGTAGAAGAGGACGAAAACCGCCGATTAAAATGTTGTCATTGGTGTTGGTGGGCAATGATGTAGCTGAGGTGGTGGCTGATGGTGGTGATGGGAGGCAGAGAGTTATGGGTGGGAGCGT ATGCTACGCAAGCTTCTCTTTGTCTACCTTGAATAACACACTTGTTGTAGGCGTTCCCCTTATTGGAGCAATGTATGGACCTTTTGGAGAAAACCTTGTCATCCAATCCTCGATTTTGCAATTTACGGTTTGGATAATAATCCTACTGATGATGTACGAGTTCCAAAGTGTAAACAAATCCTTGACGAATGACTCAACAACAGATGATCTAGAAGGCCATACCGAGGAGGATGCGTTAACTACAAGGCCATCATCGCTTTTGATTTTAATCAAGATTGTAGGGCTTAAGCTTGCTAAAAACCCTAATGCGTATGCATGCAACCTTGGGCTTGCATGGGCACTTGTATCGAACAG GTGGGATTTGAAAATGCCAACTATTGTGGAAGGATCGGTGCTGATCATGTCAAGAGCTGGTTCAGGTGTTGCCATGTTTTGCATGG GACTGTTCATGGCATTACAACCCAAGATAATTGATTGTGGTGCGACTCTAACTGCATTTGGGATGCTACCGAGGTTTGTGGTAGCACCAGCAACGATGGCTGTTAGTTCTCTTATTATGGGTTTACGAGGTGATGTCCTTTGTATTGCAATTATTCAG GCTGCACTACCACAAGCCATTGCATCATTCGTGTTTGCCAAGGAATATGAACTGCACACAAGCGTGCTTAGCACTAC GGTCATTTTTGGCACCATAGTGTCTATTCCTTTGCTGATATCATATTATGTTGTACTTGACTTGTTAAATAAGTGA
- the LOC111889482 gene encoding organic cation/carnitine transporter 7, whose amino-acid sequence MGDQGFSYTLDEALSAIGFGKFQFIVLAYSGLGWVAEAMEMMLLSFVGPAIQPEWGLSSSQESLISTVAFAGMLIGAYSWGVVSDSYGRKKGFLGSAIITSGAGFLSAFAPNYISLLILRFFVGIGLGCGHVFTSWFLEFVPIPNRGAWMVVFSTFWTVGTIMEAALAWWIMPNYGWRLLLGLSAVPSLLALVFYPLVPESPRYLSTQGRLTEARYILTKGAQLNKKELPEGLLVSDHVNKIETDDELSESSLLLSSIRNKTSDSQRRSSSVFMLFSPKLIRTTVLLWFLYFGNTFSYYGIILLTSQLSIGQSECEQPTLLAENIQDSSLYVNVFITSLAELPGLGIAALILDRVGRKISMEIMTVAGFILLLPLVLHQNAILTTIFLFGARMFISANFIVVCIYAPEVYPTSLRATGVGIATAIGRIGGMVCPLIAVGMSSNCHQTLPVILFEVTILLSGLCVVLLPFETKGRELVDVIDLPVQNVQVD is encoded by the exons ATGGGAGATCAAGGGTTTTCATATACATTGGATGAAGCACTTTCTGCAATTGGATTTGGGAAATTCCAATTTATTGTGCTTGCATATTCTGGACTCGGATGGGTAGCAGAAGCCATGGAAATGATGCTTCTCTCTTTTGTTGGACCAGCCATCCAACCTGAGTGGGGACTTTCTTCAAGTCAAGAGAGTTTGATATCAACTGTAGCTTTTGCTGGAATGCTGATTGGAGCATACTCATGGGGTGTTGTGTCAGATTCTTATGGAAGAAA GAAGGGATTTCTTGGTTCAGCTATAATAACAAGTGGAGCTGGATTTTTGAGTGCTTTTGCTCCAAATTATATATCGTTGTTGATTCTACGTTTCTTTGTTGGTATTGGTTTAGGGTGTGGACATGTGTTTACATCATGGTTTCTTGAGTTTGTTCCTATTCCAAACAGAGGAGCTTGGATGGTTGTTTTTTCTACCTTTTGGACTGTTGGAACAATCATGGAAGCTGCACTTGCTTGG TGGATCATGCCTAACTATGGTTGGAGGTTGTTACTTGGATTATCTGCAGTTCCATCTCTTTTGGCACTAGTGTTTTATCCTCTTGTGCCAGAGTCTCCAAGATACCTTTCTACACAAGGGAGATTAACTGAGGCACGTTATATTCTGACAAAGGGTGCTCAACTCAACAAAAAAGAGCTTCCAGAAGGCTTACTTGTTTCTGATCATGTAAACAAGATAGAAACTGATGATGAGTTATCTGAAAGTAGCTTATTACTCTCCTCAATTAGAAATAAAACCAGTGATTCACAAAGAAGATCATCATCTGTATTCATGCTTTTTTCTCCAAAGTTGATTAGAACAACGGTTCTTCTATGGTTTTTATACTTTGGCAACACGTTTTCTTATTATGGAATTATACTTTTGACTTCACAATTAAGCATTGGGCAAAGTGAATGTGAGCAACCCACTTTGCTTGCAGAAAATATCCAGGATTCCAGtctctatgtaaatgtattcatcaCCAGCTTAGCAG AGCTTCCTGGGCTTGGTATAGCAGCTTTGATATTAGACAGAGTAGGGCGTAAGATTTCCATGGAAATTATGACTGTTGCAGGATTCATTCTATTATTGCCACTTGTTCTCCATCAAAATGCAATATTAACAACAATCTTTTTATTTGGAGCTCGTATGTTCATTTCAGCAAATTTCATTGTTGTCTGTATCTATGCTCCTGAG GTGTATCCAACAAGCTTAAGGGCAACAGGAGTGGGAATAGCAACAGCAATAGGCAGAATAGGGGGAATGGTGTGTCCTTTAATAGCAGTTGGGATGAGTAGTAATTGTCACCAAACACTCCCTGTTATCCTCTTTGAGGTTACAATTCTTCTATCGGGACTTTGTGTTGTGTTGCTTCCATTTGAGACCAAAGGGAGGGAATTAGTAGACGTTATAGATTTGCCTGTTCAAAATGTGCAAGTagattaa